The DNA region GGTAAAAGATGAAAATGCTATTAAGTCTGTCTCTAAAATATGTAATTTAATAGCTCAAGAATACACTTCAAAGTATGATTCGCCAATTAAATTGATTTTAACCTACGAGCAATTATCAGAAATAATTGAAACATGTTTTGATTGGATGTTAAAAGACTACAAAGCATCTATTAAAACCAATGCCATGGACACACTGTTCCACATTGGTAAAAAAATTGGATGGATTCACTATGAGATAAAACTGATAATCGATAAAAACATTTCAGCTGAAAGTTCAAGTTATGCATCAAAAGCTAAAAAGGTATTGGAAATGATCGAAAAAACTAGTGTAGCTTAGAAAACTTCTTAAAACCTTTTCAGTTCATCCGTTTTCATTTATTTTTACAGTCTAATTAAGACTAAATGAACTTAAATGAATTGAATGCAGTATCACCTATTGATGGTAGGTATCGTAATAAAATTTCAAATTTAGCTCCTTTTTTTTCAGAAGAAGCTCTCATAAAATATCGTGTAAAAGTAGAAATTGAATATTTTATTGCTTTGACGGAAATTCCTTTGCCACAGTTAAAGGATTACGATAAAAATACCAATGTAGCTTTACGTAATATTTATACTGATTTTTCTTCGATAGATGCTCAAAAAATCAAGGATATTGAAAAAGTTACCAACCATGACGTAAAAGCCGTTGAATATTTCATTAAAGAAAAATTTGATGATTTAGGTTTAGAGCAATTTAAGGAATTTATTCATTTTGGTTTAACCTCTCAAGACATTAATAATACTGCAATTCCATTATCAATTAATGATGCTTTTGATAACGTTTATTATCCAGAACTAGCTAAACTAATTGAAAAATTAAGAACTTTGGCAGGTGATTGGTCAGAAATTTCCATGCTAGCACGCACACACGGTCAACCGGCATCACCTACACGATTAGGTAAAGAAATCATGGTTTTTGTTGAGCGTGTTGAACAACAAGTAAACCAATTACAAAATATACCCTATGCCGCTAAATTTGGTGGAGCTACGGGAAATTTTAATGCTCACAAAGTTGCATATTCAGATATAGATTGGAAAAATTTTGGTTCTAATTTTGTTGAAAAAGTTTTAGGGTTACATCATTCCTTTCCTACCACTCAAATTGAACACTACGATCATATTGCTGGTATTTTTGATGCCTTAAAACGAATAAATACAATTATAATTGATTTAGATAGAGATATTTGGACATATATTTCTATGAATTATTTTAAACAAAAAATAAAGAAAGGTGAGGTAGGTTCTTCTGCCATGCCACATAAAGTAAATCCTATTGACTTTGAAAATTCAGAGGGAAATTTAGGAATGGCCAATGCCATTTTTGAACATTTATCGGCTAAGTTACCTATTTCGAGATTACAACGTGACTTGACCGACTCAACGGTATTACGTAACGTAGGTGTACCCTTTGCTCATACACTAATTGGTTTTTCTTCTACCTTAAAAGGACTGAATAAGTTATTGCTTAACAAAGAAAAATTTGAAGAAGATTTAGAAGAAAATTGGGCGGTGGTTGCTGAAGCCATTCAAACCATTTTAAGACGAGAGAATTACCCAAACCCTTATGAAGCCTTAAAAGGGCTGACAAGAACCAATACTAAAATCAACCAAAAAACTATGGCCGATTTTATTGATGGTTTGGATGTTAATGATACTATAAAAGATGAGTTAAAAACGATTTCTCCTTCTAATTATACTGGAATTTAATGCGATATTTAATTCTTATACTTAGTTCTATATTCTTTTTTTCATGTACTGAACAAGGAGATATTAATCAGTTTAAAACAGGGACATTTAAAACTCATTTAGACGATACAGACATTAATTCTGTAGCTTACAGAAATGATTCCATTCAAATAGAAACGTATAATAATGTAAAAGATACGTTTGCCATCAAGTGGACTTCAAATTTTGAATATGAGTTGTTAAAATTAAACCCAAAAACACAATTAGACAGTACGCCTTTTATAGTTAAAATAACAGGAATTAAGGAAAATTCTTATTCCTTTTTAGCTCATTTTAAGGGTTCAAATTTTAAGCAAAAAGGTAAGGCAGTTAAACTTGAAGATTAAAAACTAGGAATATGGCATCAGGATTTTTTGCTTTGTTAGATGATATTGCCGCATTAATGGATGATGTAGCTGTAATGGGTAAAGTCGCTACGAAAAAAACAGCTGGAATTTTAGGTGATGACTTGGCCGTTAATGCAGAAAAAGCATCAGGGTTCATATCGTCAAGAGAGATTCCCGTGCTGTGGGCAATTACAAAAGGATCTTTTTTGAATAAGCTGATTATCTTGCCTATTGCATTTTTATTAAGTGCATTTTTACCTTGGGCAGTAACGTTGATATTGGTTTTAGGTGGTGTTTATTTAGCATACGAAGGGGCTGAAAAAATATATGAGTATTTTGTTCCACATCATCATGAAACGGAAAAAACTGAAAACAAAGAATTAACCAAAGAAGAAATTTTAGCACTCGAAAAAACAAAGGTAAAATCGGCTATAATAACCGATTTTATTTTATCAATTGAGATTGTCATTATTGCATTGG from Aureibaculum sp. 2308TA14-22 includes:
- the purB gene encoding adenylosuccinate lyase, yielding MNLNELNAVSPIDGRYRNKISNLAPFFSEEALIKYRVKVEIEYFIALTEIPLPQLKDYDKNTNVALRNIYTDFSSIDAQKIKDIEKVTNHDVKAVEYFIKEKFDDLGLEQFKEFIHFGLTSQDINNTAIPLSINDAFDNVYYPELAKLIEKLRTLAGDWSEISMLARTHGQPASPTRLGKEIMVFVERVEQQVNQLQNIPYAAKFGGATGNFNAHKVAYSDIDWKNFGSNFVEKVLGLHHSFPTTQIEHYDHIAGIFDALKRINTIIIDLDRDIWTYISMNYFKQKIKKGEVGSSAMPHKVNPIDFENSEGNLGMANAIFEHLSAKLPISRLQRDLTDSTVLRNVGVPFAHTLIGFSSTLKGLNKLLLNKEKFEEDLEENWAVVAEAIQTILRRENYPNPYEALKGLTRTNTKINQKTMADFIDGLDVNDTIKDELKTISPSNYTGI
- a CDS encoding DUF808 domain-containing protein translates to MASGFFALLDDIAALMDDVAVMGKVATKKTAGILGDDLAVNAEKASGFISSREIPVLWAITKGSFLNKLIILPIAFLLSAFLPWAVTLILVLGGVYLAYEGAEKIYEYFVPHHHETEKTENKELTKEEILALEKTKVKSAIITDFILSIEIVIIALGTVLDQPLLTQIMVVSLVAIIATIGVYGIVALLVRMDDLGFRLVKLSNNKKNLTHYTGTFLINALPVIIKALAVIGTIALLLVSGGIFVHYVDFLHHISEDYLSEIPAILKEFVFGLIIGAVALFFMKLFKGIWKTIKK